One window of the Janthinobacterium sp. PAMC25594 genome contains the following:
- a CDS encoding thioesterase family protein encodes MARLKLEFPEDQYCYSSQLTVRTTDINAGNHLGNDSMISMISEARARFLFEFGVRDIEADGTGIIVTDLATTYRAEAHARDQLLFEVGVMDFNKYGGDITFRITRPRDNILIAMAKSGFVFFNYKRSQVVPMPEEFGSKFPQVNWID; translated from the coding sequence ATGGCCCGTTTGAAACTTGAATTTCCCGAAGACCAGTACTGCTATTCCTCGCAACTGACGGTACGCACCACGGACATCAATGCCGGCAACCATCTCGGCAACGATTCCATGATTTCCATGATTTCCGAGGCGCGCGCCCGCTTCCTGTTTGAATTCGGCGTGCGCGACATTGAAGCGGACGGCACCGGCATCATCGTCACCGACCTGGCCACCACCTACCGTGCCGAAGCCCATGCGCGCGACCAGTTGCTGTTCGAAGTGGGCGTCATGGATTTCAACAAGTATGGCGGCGACATCACCTTCCGCATCACGCGCCCGCGCGACAACATCCTGATCGCCATGGCCAAGTCCGGCTTTGTGTTTTTCAACTACAAGCGCAGCCAGGTCGTCCCCATGCCGGAAGAGTTCGGCAGCAAGTTCCCGCAAGTGAACTGGATCGATTAA
- a CDS encoding ABC transporter substrate-binding protein, with protein MQAAITARLCLALALSGVWQTALAAPQTVILYGDDDYAPYSYVENGVFKGMYVDMLRAAATSMPEYRLDLQPRPWKRGLDALEKGQVFGLFPPGRKTERPYVQPYSAMLYRESVVLFCNDAVMRTPRTHFPADFTGLTIGVNTGFLLSEKLMVPARQGLLHLEAAKGNDANLKKLALRRIDCYASDRGAARHTARQLQGELSGYGFQLHEVLELSSEATYIAYSARNTPAYKADFIEKMNAALLAMRHNGQLARIEEAYLH; from the coding sequence ATGCAAGCAGCGATAACGGCAAGACTATGCCTGGCCCTGGCGTTGTCGGGCGTGTGGCAGACCGCCCTGGCCGCGCCGCAAACCGTCATCCTGTATGGCGACGATGACTATGCGCCGTACAGCTATGTGGAAAACGGCGTCTTCAAGGGCATGTACGTCGATATGCTGCGCGCAGCCGCCACCAGCATGCCGGAGTATCGGCTGGACTTGCAGCCGCGCCCCTGGAAACGGGGACTCGACGCGCTGGAAAAAGGCCAGGTATTCGGTCTGTTCCCGCCCGGGCGCAAGACGGAGCGGCCGTACGTGCAACCGTATTCGGCCATGCTGTACCGCGAATCGGTGGTGCTGTTTTGCAATGACGCCGTCATGCGCACGCCGCGCACGCATTTTCCAGCGGACTTCACCGGCCTGACCATCGGCGTCAACACGGGTTTTTTGCTGTCGGAAAAATTGATGGTACCGGCCCGCCAGGGATTGCTGCATCTGGAAGCGGCCAAGGGCAACGATGCCAATCTGAAGAAACTGGCGCTGCGGCGCATCGATTGCTACGCCAGCGACCGCGGCGCGGCCCGCCACACGGCACGCCAGCTGCAAGGAGAACTAAGCGGCTACGGCTTTCAATTGCACGAAGTGCTGGAACTGTCGTCCGAAGCCACGTACATCGCCTACAGCGCACGCAATACGCCCGCCTACAAGGCCGATTTCATCGAGAAGATGAATGCGGCCTTGCTCGCCATGCGGCACAACGGCCAACTGGCACGCATCGAAGAGGCTTACCTGCACTGA
- a CDS encoding DUF3016 domain-containing protein, producing MRISKMAKTWLAALALAAGSSAWAGVQVTFDKPDDYSDVPFSSRDREQVLAGLANHFSWLGKSLPHGQDLRIEITDVDLAGREDPARRGAFDVRVMTGRADWPRLRLRYTLEQHGKVIASGNAYLSDMSYLQHINRYSSNDALRYEKRMIDDWFKNTFGVKPQGRSSPVMSLQPREVQRR from the coding sequence ATGCGTATTTCCAAGATGGCGAAAACATGGCTGGCCGCATTGGCGCTGGCCGCCGGCAGCAGCGCCTGGGCGGGCGTGCAAGTGACGTTCGACAAACCCGATGACTATTCCGATGTTCCGTTCAGCTCGCGCGACCGGGAACAGGTGCTGGCGGGCCTGGCGAATCACTTCAGCTGGCTGGGCAAGAGCTTGCCGCACGGCCAGGACCTCAGGATCGAGATCACCGATGTCGACCTGGCAGGACGCGAAGACCCGGCACGGCGCGGCGCCTTCGATGTGCGCGTGATGACGGGCCGTGCTGACTGGCCCCGTCTGCGCTTGCGCTATACGCTCGAGCAGCATGGCAAGGTCATTGCCAGCGGCAACGCTTATCTGTCCGACATGTCCTATTTGCAGCATATCAATCGTTATTCCAGCAACGATGCCTTGCGCTATGAAAAGCGCATGATCGACGACTGGTTCAAGAATACCTTCGGCGTCAAGCCCCAGGGCCGCAGCAGTCCCGTCATGAGCTTGCAGCCGCGCGAAGTGCAGCGCCGGTAA
- a CDS encoding DUF3016 domain-containing protein, which yields MQKQTTRALVAGLALLASSAAWAGTEVQFSKPDQYTDVPFNPQERDDVLKELSRHFEKLGASLPPGQTLKIDVTDVDLAGRENPSLRAGQDIRVMNGRVDWPRIRLHYVLEQDGKVIRSGDAALSDMSYMTRINHYFSNEKLRYEKLMIDDWYADTFGVKVKRQARK from the coding sequence ATGCAAAAGCAAACGACGCGCGCCCTGGTTGCCGGCCTGGCCTTGCTGGCCAGCAGCGCGGCCTGGGCAGGAACGGAAGTGCAGTTCAGCAAACCGGATCAATACACGGATGTCCCGTTCAACCCGCAGGAACGCGATGACGTGTTGAAGGAACTGAGCCGGCATTTCGAGAAACTGGGCGCATCGCTGCCGCCCGGGCAGACCTTGAAAATCGACGTCACCGATGTGGACCTGGCGGGACGTGAAAATCCTTCCCTGCGTGCGGGGCAGGATATCCGCGTCATGAATGGCCGGGTCGACTGGCCGCGCATACGCCTGCACTATGTGCTGGAACAGGATGGCAAGGTCATTCGCAGTGGCGATGCAGCCCTGTCCGACATGTCGTACATGACCCGCATCAATCATTATTTCAGCAATGAAAAGCTGCGCTATGAAAAGCTGATGATCGATGACTGGTATGCCGATACTTTCGGCGTCAAGGTGAAACGCCAGGCGCGCAAGTAA
- a CDS encoding DUF3369 domain-containing protein: MSFLSSASPKLPPWKVLLVDDEPDIHDITKLTLSRFRLEGRALSFVHAYSGAEAKQVLAREDGIALVFLDVVMEREDSGLEVARWMREDLGNQFTRIVLRTGQPGQAPEERVIVNYDINDYKEKTELDRTKLFTTTFAALRAYRDIMKVEEARQAQLHYREGLERVIAASAHIFKQRNLRDFASGLLQQVVALLRLETSMLLRLRGASAITGEQDYEILAQIGDHEADGGILSPSLLSQLDDAKSNKISRLHGDTYVGYFPNSSGKASLLVLKGVEEISDLDAQLLEVFCSGVAIAFDNILLTQEITDTQAELILRLGDVVESRSHEGGNHVRRMAEVCQLLAQASGMSEEETMVLRHAAPMHDIGKISTPDAVLLKPGKLDAAEWEIMKQHPTVGMSILDGSQRPLLKAAAVIAHQHHEKYDGSGYPQGLVGENIHKYARIAAVADVFDALMHKRCYKDAWPLERVVSYLREVSGSHLDPQYVELLIANLDEALALNKRFPD, translated from the coding sequence ATGTCATTTTTGTCTTCAGCATCGCCCAAGTTACCCCCCTGGAAAGTCCTGCTCGTCGATGATGAACCCGACATCCACGACATCACCAAACTGACGCTGAGCCGTTTCCGCCTGGAGGGCCGTGCCCTGAGCTTCGTGCACGCGTACAGCGGCGCCGAAGCCAAGCAGGTGCTGGCGCGCGAAGACGGCATCGCGCTGGTCTTCCTGGACGTGGTGATGGAACGCGAAGACAGCGGCCTGGAAGTGGCGCGCTGGATGCGCGAAGACCTGGGCAACCAGTTTACGCGCATCGTGCTGCGCACCGGGCAGCCGGGACAGGCGCCGGAAGAACGGGTGATCGTCAACTACGACATCAACGACTACAAGGAAAAGACGGAACTGGACCGCACCAAGCTGTTCACCACCACCTTTGCCGCCCTGCGCGCCTACCGCGACATCATGAAGGTGGAAGAGGCGCGCCAGGCCCAGCTGCATTACCGCGAAGGCCTGGAAAGAGTCATCGCCGCCTCGGCGCATATCTTCAAGCAGCGCAACCTGCGCGACTTCGCCAGCGGCCTGCTGCAGCAAGTCGTCGCCCTGCTGCGCCTGGAAACGAGCATGCTGCTGCGCCTGCGCGGCGCCAGCGCCATCACGGGCGAGCAGGACTATGAAATCCTCGCGCAGATCGGCGACCATGAAGCCGATGGCGGCATCCTCAGCCCCTCCCTGCTGTCGCAGCTGGACGACGCCAAGAGCAATAAAATTTCGCGCCTGCACGGCGACACCTATGTCGGCTATTTCCCCAACAGCAGCGGCAAGGCATCCCTGCTGGTCTTGAAGGGCGTGGAAGAAATTTCCGACCTCGACGCGCAATTGCTGGAAGTGTTCTGCTCGGGCGTGGCGATTGCCTTCGACAACATCCTGCTGACGCAGGAAATTACCGATACCCAGGCCGAACTGATCTTGCGCCTGGGCGACGTGGTCGAATCGCGCTCGCACGAAGGCGGCAACCACGTGCGCCGCATGGCCGAAGTGTGCCAGCTGCTGGCGCAAGCGTCCGGCATGTCGGAAGAGGAAACCATGGTGCTGCGCCACGCGGCGCCCATGCATGACATCGGCAAGATTTCCACGCCCGACGCGGTGCTGCTGAAACCCGGCAAGCTCGACGCGGCCGAGTGGGAAATCATGAAGCAGCATCCGACGGTGGGCATGTCCATCCTCGACGGATCGCAGCGCCCGCTCTTGAAGGCGGCCGCCGTGATCGCCCACCAGCACCATGAAAAATACGACGGCAGCGGCTACCCGCAAGGCCTGGTAGGTGAAAACATCCACAAATACGCGCGCATCGCCGCCGTCGCCGACGTCTTCGACGCCCTCATGCACAAGCGCTGCTACAAGGACGCCTGGCCCCTGGAACGCGTGGTCAGCTATTTGCGCGAAGTGAGCGGCAGCCACCTCGATCCGCAGTATGTGGAGTTGCTGATTGCGAACCTGGATGAGGCATTGGCTTTGAACAAACGTTTCCCTGATTAG
- a CDS encoding IS110 family transposase encodes MPVSPHLQGRSQEEHSMFNLGIDVAKAKLDCALRLPNGKHRNKVVENNHTGFTALNAWLLKHAAGNPRVCMEATGTYWEGVAEYLAGLGMVVSVINPAQIKAFGASRLVRTKTDKVDAQLIADFAHERQPEPWLAPSPAEQSLRALVLRLDALQAMRLQESNRLEVARAAVRQGIEDHIVWLDAEIKALILAIRRHIDDDPDLRDKRELLDSIPGLGERTIPVLLSYYANPDRFDSAKQAVAFAGLDPRQHESGSSVRGKPRMSKVGHSFLRKALYMPAMVAVHKTSWGKRFGQRLRDAGKAPKLIIGAMMRKLVHVAFGVLRSGKIFDPALHAA; translated from the coding sequence ATGCCGGTTAGCCCGCATTTGCAAGGTAGATCGCAAGAGGAACACAGCATGTTTAATTTAGGAATCGACGTTGCCAAGGCCAAGCTCGACTGCGCGCTGCGCCTACCCAACGGCAAGCATCGTAACAAGGTTGTCGAGAACAACCACACAGGATTCACTGCACTCAACGCATGGCTGCTGAAGCACGCTGCCGGCAACCCCAGGGTGTGCATGGAAGCGACTGGCACCTATTGGGAAGGGGTGGCCGAATATCTCGCTGGACTTGGCATGGTGGTCAGTGTCATCAATCCGGCCCAGATCAAGGCCTTCGGCGCTTCGCGCCTGGTGCGCACCAAGACCGACAAGGTCGACGCACAACTGATCGCCGACTTCGCCCACGAACGCCAGCCAGAGCCCTGGCTGGCGCCATCGCCCGCCGAGCAATCGCTGCGCGCGTTGGTGCTGCGCCTGGATGCCCTGCAGGCGATGCGCCTGCAGGAAAGCAACCGGCTTGAAGTCGCGCGCGCGGCGGTACGCCAGGGTATCGAGGATCATATTGTCTGGCTCGACGCCGAGATCAAGGCGCTGATCCTGGCGATCCGCCGTCATATCGATGACGACCCGGATTTACGCGACAAGCGCGAACTGCTCGATAGCATCCCTGGCCTGGGCGAGCGGACGATTCCGGTACTGCTGTCCTACTATGCCAATCCGGACCGCTTCGACAGCGCCAAGCAGGCGGTAGCGTTTGCGGGACTCGACCCGCGCCAGCACGAGTCGGGTTCCAGCGTGCGTGGCAAGCCACGCATGTCGAAGGTCGGCCACAGCTTCCTGCGCAAGGCACTGTACATGCCGGCCATGGTGGCAGTCCATAAGACGTCTTGGGGCAAGCGCTTCGGTCAGCGCCTGCGTGACGCCGGCAAGGCGCCCAAGCTGATCATCGGCGCCATGATGCGCAAGCTGGTGCATGTGGCATTTGGTGTGCTCAGGTCGGGAAAAATATTTGATCCGGCCTTGCATGCCGCTTGA
- a CDS encoding GAF domain-containing sensor histidine kinase: MESRLSRLEAVQTVLLEIGQRSSTCSDISEFLQAVHAALGRIMYAANFYVALSDRDDGLVRFPYFVDEFDAAPDPDEGVRLASAAQSPTAWVIVNRKQLVMTADDDAMRAIGGGAWGGGTAAEHWIGCPLLDQQQQVLGAIVIQSYDAQHRFSLEDQALFALIATHVSSALQGMQSMDRLEKAVQERTALLAHEVAERRRAENLQHALYEIANLSAQAADATTLYARLHAIISELVTAKNFLIALYHPDNKDITIPYFVDEKDAQAPVKRFHYGIGMSSYVLARRQACLLDASSYAALVASGEMDEPLGNVGIASWMGAPMLLGERKYGVIIVQSYDESVVYGQAELDVLAFMASHVAVAMARIQADSAMRRAKEALEEQNAALNSALSALQEAQSELVRQEKLASLGRLVAGVAHEINTPLGICVTATSHLVQELKLTREDLDGGQLDEDGLRQFFDIIDQTLRIMTTNTQRAAALVRSFKQVAVDQSSDELRSFNLRKYLDEVLLSLQPKLKGKPIKVEIDCPPEVQLRSYPGAVSQIVTNMVVNSLVHGFVEGEPGKIKISVRTAGEMLELDYSDDGMGMDSATLGQLFDPFFTTKRGSGGSGLGAHILYNLVTGPLGGTVKVVSAPGMGLHYKIRFPLEPKTA, from the coding sequence ATGGAAAGCCGTCTCAGCCGTCTGGAAGCCGTTCAAACCGTGTTGCTGGAAATCGGGCAGCGTTCGAGCACCTGCAGCGATATCAGCGAATTCCTGCAGGCGGTGCATGCGGCGCTGGGCCGCATCATGTATGCGGCGAACTTTTATGTGGCCCTGAGCGACCGCGATGACGGCCTGGTGCGCTTTCCCTATTTTGTCGATGAATTCGACGCCGCGCCCGACCCGGACGAGGGCGTGCGCCTGGCCAGTGCCGCGCAGTCGCCCACGGCGTGGGTCATCGTCAACCGCAAGCAGCTGGTGATGACGGCCGACGACGACGCCATGCGTGCCATCGGTGGCGGCGCCTGGGGCGGCGGCACGGCGGCCGAGCACTGGATCGGCTGCCCGCTGCTGGACCAGCAGCAGCAGGTGCTGGGCGCCATCGTCATCCAGAGCTATGACGCGCAGCACCGCTTCAGCCTGGAAGACCAGGCCCTGTTCGCGCTGATCGCCACGCACGTGTCGAGCGCCCTGCAAGGCATGCAAAGCATGGACCGGCTGGAAAAGGCGGTGCAGGAGCGCACGGCCCTGCTGGCGCACGAGGTGGCCGAGCGGCGGCGCGCGGAAAACCTGCAGCATGCGCTGTATGAAATCGCCAACCTGTCGGCGCAGGCGGCCGACGCGACGACCCTGTATGCGCGGTTGCACGCCATCATCAGCGAGCTGGTGACGGCGAAGAATTTCCTCATCGCCCTGTACCATCCCGACAACAAGGACATCACGATCCCGTATTTTGTCGATGAAAAGGATGCGCAGGCGCCCGTGAAACGCTTTCATTACGGCATCGGCATGAGTTCGTACGTGCTGGCGCGCCGGCAAGCGTGTTTGCTCGATGCCAGCAGCTATGCGGCGCTGGTGGCCAGCGGCGAGATGGACGAGCCGCTGGGCAATGTCGGCATCGCCAGCTGGATGGGCGCGCCCATGCTGCTGGGCGAGCGCAAATATGGCGTGATCATCGTGCAAAGCTACGACGAATCCGTCGTGTATGGGCAGGCGGAACTGGACGTGCTGGCCTTCATGGCCAGCCATGTGGCCGTGGCGATGGCCCGCATTCAGGCCGACAGCGCCATGCGCCGCGCCAAGGAAGCGCTGGAAGAGCAGAATGCGGCCCTGAACAGCGCCCTGAGCGCCTTGCAGGAAGCGCAGTCGGAACTGGTGCGCCAGGAAAAGCTGGCGTCCCTGGGCCGGCTGGTGGCGGGCGTGGCGCATGAAATCAATACGCCGCTGGGCATATGCGTGACGGCCACCAGCCACCTGGTGCAGGAATTGAAACTCACGCGCGAAGACCTGGACGGCGGCCAGCTCGATGAAGACGGCTTGCGACAATTCTTCGACATCATCGACCAGACCCTGCGCATCATGACGACGAATACGCAGCGCGCCGCGGCGCTGGTGCGCAGCTTCAAGCAGGTGGCCGTCGACCAGTCCTCGGACGAATTGCGCAGCTTTAATTTGCGCAAATATCTCGATGAAGTCCTGCTGTCCCTGCAACCGAAGCTGAAGGGCAAGCCGATCAAGGTGGAGATCGATTGTCCACCCGAAGTGCAGCTGCGCAGCTATCCGGGCGCCGTCTCGCAGATCGTCACGAACATGGTGGTCAATTCACTGGTGCACGGCTTTGTCGAAGGCGAGCCGGGCAAGATCAAAATCAGCGTGCGGACGGCCGGCGAGATGCTGGAACTCGACTACAGCGACGATGGCATGGGCATGGACAGCGCCACCCTGGGCCAGCTGTTCGACCCCTTTTTCACGACCAAGCGCGGTTCCGGCGGCAGCGGCCTGGGTGCGCATATCCTGTATAACCTGGTGACGGGGCCGCTGGGAGGCACGGTGAAGGTGGTCAGCGCGCCGGGGATGGGGTTGCATTACAAGATACGCTTTCCGCTGGAACCGAAAACCGCGTAA
- a CDS encoding C13 family peptidase, which yields MTATLRASLRPYTLAGLLVFAALGMPPLCAAPAKAPAAETADGGRYFGPLVAGKMHGQGRLEYASGAFYEGGFARGMFSGQGTLRQASGVEYTGAFRQGAFDGIGRYTSPKGEIYAGSFVKGSFEGQGRFQGADGATFEGHFKHWRPHGAGKLTDTDGTVFEGEFVQGQVQGKAKVSTSDGIHYEGELKDWKFEGEGVLRTADGDEYRGGFKNGQFDGKGVLRYAVAQADGRREDSGNWTEGQLDDPAADKLTRDNIELALYNQRTLLDGALARIAPRDAAKKINLYLLGVAGDGAQEVFHRETAFVQHQFDRDYGTVGRSLMLVNSRNTVAQQPMATRTSIAASLDALGAKMDKANDILFLFLTSHGSPEHELALAQNGMDLHSLPAQELAGMLKHSGIRWKVIVISACYAGGFIAPLKDDNTLIITAARSDRTSFGCDDQNDFTYFSEAYFKEALPKSAGFAEAFDKAKVLVQAREAADFREGGMEAEEHSEPQLFQGKAIAAQLKAWRAQPR from the coding sequence ATGACCGCCACGCTACGCGCCTCGCTTCGCCCCTATACCCTCGCCGGCCTGCTGGTCTTTGCCGCGCTGGGCATGCCACCGCTGTGCGCCGCGCCCGCCAAGGCGCCGGCGGCGGAAACGGCCGATGGCGGACGCTATTTCGGCCCCCTCGTGGCGGGCAAGATGCATGGCCAGGGCCGGCTCGAGTACGCGAGCGGCGCGTTTTACGAAGGGGGCTTCGCGCGCGGCATGTTTTCCGGCCAGGGCACGCTGCGCCAGGCCTCCGGCGTCGAGTACACGGGCGCCTTCCGCCAGGGCGCCTTCGACGGCATCGGCCGCTACACCTCGCCCAAGGGCGAGATCTATGCGGGCAGCTTCGTCAAGGGCAGCTTCGAGGGGCAAGGCCGCTTCCAGGGCGCCGATGGCGCCACCTTCGAAGGCCATTTCAAGCACTGGCGCCCGCACGGCGCCGGCAAGTTGACCGATACGGACGGCACCGTCTTCGAAGGCGAATTCGTCCAGGGCCAAGTGCAGGGCAAGGCGAAGGTCAGCACCAGCGACGGCATCCACTACGAAGGCGAGCTGAAAGACTGGAAATTCGAAGGCGAAGGCGTGCTGCGCACGGCAGACGGCGACGAATACCGGGGCGGCTTCAAGAATGGCCAGTTCGACGGCAAGGGTGTGCTGCGCTACGCCGTGGCGCAGGCGGACGGCCGGCGCGAAGACAGCGGCAACTGGACGGAAGGCCAGCTGGACGACCCGGCGGCCGACAAGCTCACGCGCGACAATATCGAGCTGGCCCTGTATAACCAGCGCACCCTGCTCGACGGCGCCCTGGCGCGCATCGCGCCGCGCGATGCGGCGAAAAAAATCAATCTCTACCTGCTGGGCGTGGCCGGCGATGGCGCGCAGGAAGTGTTTCACCGCGAAACGGCCTTCGTGCAGCACCAGTTCGACCGCGATTACGGCACCGTGGGGCGCTCCCTGATGCTGGTCAATAGCCGCAACACGGTGGCGCAGCAGCCGATGGCCACGCGCACCAGCATCGCCGCCAGCCTCGACGCCCTGGGCGCGAAGATGGACAAGGCCAACGACATCTTGTTTTTATTCCTCACCAGCCACGGCTCGCCCGAGCATGAACTGGCGCTGGCGCAGAACGGCATGGATTTGCACAGCCTGCCCGCGCAAGAGCTGGCGGGCATGCTCAAGCACAGCGGCATCCGCTGGAAAGTCATCGTGATCTCGGCCTGCTATGCGGGCGGCTTCATTGCGCCATTAAAAGATGACAACACCCTCATCATCACGGCCGCGCGCAGCGACCGCACCTCGTTCGGCTGCGACGACCAGAACGATTTTACGTACTTCAGCGAAGCGTATTTCAAGGAAGCCTTGCCCAAGAGCGCCGGCTTTGCCGAAGCGTTCGACAAGGCCAAAGTGCTGGTGCAGGCGCGCGAGGCGGCCGATTTCCGCGAGGGCGGCATGGAAGCGGAAGAGCATTCCGAGCCGCAGCTATTCCAGGGCAAGGCGATTGCCGCGCAGCTGAAGGCGTGGCGTGCCCAGCCACGCTAA
- the czcI gene encoding cation efflux protein, CzcI family has translation MRRFFLILLLFVLPLQMSWAAASAYCLHEEGKAAQHLGHHSHQHKADADKQPVADKKLADKQSKGQPHSDCNVCHGIGHAWLPAGSSLPIGDMASVNADTAPFFYASHIPDAPKRPDWSSAI, from the coding sequence ATGCGACGATTCTTCCTCATTTTGCTGCTGTTCGTGCTTCCGCTCCAGATGTCCTGGGCCGCGGCGAGCGCGTATTGCCTGCACGAGGAAGGCAAGGCGGCGCAGCACCTGGGCCACCACAGCCACCAGCACAAGGCCGATGCGGACAAGCAACCCGTGGCCGATAAAAAGCTAGCTGACAAGCAATCCAAAGGCCAGCCGCACAGCGATTGCAACGTCTGCCACGGCATCGGCCATGCGTGGCTGCCGGCCGGCTCCAGCCTGCCCATCGGCGACATGGCGTCCGTCAACGCGGACACTGCCCCCTTCTTTTACGCTTCCCACATCCCGGACGCTCCCAAGCGCCCTGACTGGTCGTCGGCCATCTAG
- a CDS encoding TolC family protein produces MHRSIYLLCLSAGLLAGNFTHAQSSVEPAAPLTLPAALLLSESGNATLSAARHELAAQGGALQQARALPNPELQTVLEDTRRATRSTTVQLNQLIELGGKRGARTAVARRGEDLAQAGLSLQQADTRAAVTSAFVDVLAAQEGLRLADSAQALAARASDITARRVTAGKASPVEETRARVAEASVRLELNLARSTLASARKRLAALWGNATPRFTQAEGRLETLPELPPASELAARLAQAPSVRQAHSALAQRQAMLDVEQRRATPDVTVSIGMKRSEELGRNQAIIGLALPLPLFDRNAGNKLDALRRSDKASDELAAARIDVQTKVAAASERLATARLDVESLRQDILPGAQSAYDAASKGFEFGKFAFLDVLDAQRTLLQAKNQYLRALTEAQHAAAEIERLLGAPAPL; encoded by the coding sequence ATGCACCGTTCCATCTATCTGTTATGTCTCTCCGCTGGCCTGCTGGCTGGCAACTTTACCCACGCGCAATCTAGCGTGGAACCCGCCGCGCCCCTGACCCTGCCCGCCGCGCTGCTGCTGTCAGAAAGCGGCAACGCCACCCTGTCCGCCGCCCGCCATGAACTGGCGGCGCAAGGGGGCGCCCTGCAGCAGGCGCGCGCCCTGCCCAACCCGGAACTGCAAACCGTGCTGGAAGACACGCGGCGCGCCACGCGCAGCACCACCGTGCAGCTGAACCAGCTCATAGAACTGGGCGGCAAGCGGGGGGCGCGCACGGCCGTCGCCCGGCGCGGCGAGGACCTGGCGCAAGCGGGCCTGTCGCTGCAGCAAGCCGACACGCGCGCGGCCGTCACTTCCGCCTTTGTCGACGTGCTGGCGGCGCAGGAAGGCTTGCGCCTGGCCGACAGCGCGCAAGCCTTGGCCGCGCGCGCCAGCGACATCACTGCGCGCCGGGTCACGGCCGGCAAGGCCTCCCCCGTCGAGGAAACCCGCGCCAGGGTCGCCGAAGCGAGCGTGCGGCTGGAGCTGAACCTGGCCCGCAGCACCCTGGCCAGCGCGCGCAAGCGCCTGGCCGCCCTGTGGGGCAACGCCACGCCCCGTTTTACCCAAGCCGAAGGACGCCTGGAAACCCTGCCCGAGCTGCCCCCCGCCAGCGAACTGGCGGCGCGCCTGGCCCAGGCGCCCAGCGTGCGCCAGGCACACAGCGCGCTGGCGCAGCGCCAAGCCATGCTGGACGTGGAACAGCGGCGCGCCACGCCCGACGTCACCGTCAGCATCGGCATGAAGCGCTCGGAAGAACTGGGCCGCAACCAGGCCATCATCGGCCTGGCCCTGCCGCTGCCGTTGTTCGACCGCAACGCGGGCAACAAGCTCGACGCCTTGCGCCGCAGCGACAAGGCCAGCGACGAGCTGGCCGCCGCCCGCATCGATGTGCAGACGAAGGTCGCCGCCGCCAGCGAACGGCTGGCCACAGCCCGTCTCGACGTGGAAAGCTTGCGCCAGGACATCTTGCCTGGCGCCCAAAGCGCCTACGACGCGGCCAGCAAGGGCTTTGAGTTCGGCAAGTTCGCCTTTCTCGACGTGCTCGATGCCCAGCGCACCTTGCTGCAAGCCAAAAACCAATACCTGCGCGCGCTGACCGAAGCGCAGCACGCCGCCGCCGAGATCGAGCGCCTGCTTGGCGCCCCCGCTCCCCTGTAA